A window of Psychroflexus sp. ALD_RP9 contains these coding sequences:
- a CDS encoding nitroreductase, with translation MNQNSNTIQDIIRLRRSIFPAQFNDEPITETELQQILEAANWAPTHRKTEPWRFKVMQGKSKTKLSAFLGSLYLKHTENPSKFKHRKIIDKFQQSSCVIAICMQRDPKESVPEWEEVAAVAMAVQNMWLAATDLKIGSYWSSPKLIKHFNQFFDFAEGERCLGLFYMGKTDQDWPEGERKSNIEDKIEYFN, from the coding sequence ATGAACCAAAATTCAAACACTATACAAGATATTATTCGTTTACGTCGATCAATATTTCCAGCCCAATTTAATGATGAGCCAATCACTGAAACAGAATTGCAACAAATTCTAGAAGCTGCTAATTGGGCACCAACACATCGCAAAACAGAGCCATGGCGATTTAAAGTTATGCAGGGTAAATCAAAAACTAAACTGAGTGCTTTTTTAGGAAGTTTATATTTAAAACACACTGAAAACCCTTCAAAATTTAAACATCGAAAAATCATCGATAAATTTCAGCAGTCCTCTTGTGTTATCGCGATTTGTATGCAACGTGACCCCAAAGAAAGTGTTCCTGAATGGGAAGAAGTTGCTGCAGTTGCAATGGCTGTTCAAAATATGTGGCTTGCAGCAACTGACTTAAAAATTGGTTCATATTGGAGTTCGCCAAAACTAATTAAACATTTTAATCAATTCTTTGATTTTGCTGAAGGCGAACGCTGTTTAGGTCTATTTTATATGGGAAAAACTGATCAAGATTGGCCTGAAGGTGAACGAAAGTCTAACATTGAAGATAAAATTGAATACTTTAATTAA
- a CDS encoding DUF456 domain-containing protein — MSILLISIGFVLCITGIFGSFLPVLPGPPISWLGLLFFYLAPDIPMNYTVLSITFTLALIIFILDYIIPAYGTKRYGGSKYGMIGTSVGLILGLLSPIPLGFLIGSFIGAFIGELVFNKRQHQDAFKAATGAFMGFLASTFIKFVCCLSFTVFFIYKVIDARELLF; from the coding sequence ATGAGTATTTTATTAATAAGTATAGGATTTGTATTATGTATTACAGGGATTTTTGGTAGCTTTTTACCTGTATTACCAGGACCACCGATTAGTTGGTTGGGACTATTATTTTTCTATTTAGCTCCAGACATCCCAATGAATTATACAGTTTTATCTATCACTTTTACTTTAGCTCTAATAATATTTATATTAGACTATATAATACCAGCTTATGGTACAAAACGATATGGCGGCAGCAAATACGGAATGATTGGCACTAGTGTAGGCTTAATATTAGGTTTACTTTCGCCTATACCTTTAGGGTTTTTAATCGGTTCGTTTATTGGTGCTTTTATTGGAGAATTGGTATTTAATAAACGTCAACACCAAGATGCATTTAAGGCAGCAACTGGCGCTTTTATGGGATTTTTAGCTTCAACTTTTATCAAATTTGTTTGTTGTTTAAGCTTTACTGTATTTTTTATTTATAAAGTTATAGACGCTCGTGAGCTTTTGTTTTAA
- a CDS encoding BlaI/MecI/CopY family transcriptional regulator yields the protein MKELTRAEEEIMQILWQLDHAKVSEIIDQMQHKKPSYNTVSTIVRILQDKGFVSFRKEGRGYRYFPIVNKEAYQASRMNTYVNNYFDGSFKNMLSFFVKKKEVNVDDLEAILNQINPKDDA from the coding sequence ATGAAAGAATTAACACGAGCAGAAGAAGAAATTATGCAAATTTTATGGCAACTTGACCATGCTAAAGTGAGTGAAATTATTGATCAAATGCAGCATAAAAAACCATCATATAATACAGTTTCTACCATTGTTCGTATTTTACAAGATAAGGGTTTTGTAAGTTTTAGAAAAGAAGGTCGCGGTTATCGCTATTTCCCTATTGTTAATAAAGAAGCTTATCAAGCTTCGCGAATGAACACGTATGTAAATAATTATTTTGACGGTTCATTTAAAAATATGCTGTCTTTTTTTGTGAAGAAAAAAGAAGTGAATGTTGATGACCTTGAAGCGATCTTAAATCAAATAAATCCCAAAGACGATGCTTAA
- a CDS encoding M56 family metallopeptidase, producing MLKYLLDVLVLQALFLIAFQAIKQSRLFQLNRLFLLLSIGLSILLPLLSFKWLTAIFETPALNFELQIGELSTMFIDNTSTVTQIDTSAVAQKSKMQWSWLQIIVTIVGSISLLKLILLRYKFRKIQKVLSTARFMCYDHDCEIYSLPHSTEAFSFLKKVYIGSDFSEAQFKHILAHEKIHAQSLHSLDVLLIEFCSAIFWFNPFWYWYKSEFALLHEYEADAKASKLSSVNAYFQSLLNVSFGTQNLKFVNHFFNQSILKKRIIMLQQSNKNQFKAIKYLWLLPALLLSLTYLSCTEDSVKDDVLQQQIHQEEAEVYRAKFQKIIDARLAEGQTIFEIMQSDEFDIEHNDTKTKEEFYKSQVIMKNLMTVVYEEKPDGEARLAEMQEMFTQTYEDYLKSKKDKQTYTVETEYVEDTEHTKGLDVGFMHVNQAPYFETCEGLVSNKETKQCVSQFISDFVSKKAIEVGLIQTAKNLGFQDIQRVYVQFKINTLGEIVNVKARAPHPDLQQKAETIIKQLPDMIPGEHHGEVVNVVYSLPITFKI from the coding sequence ATGCTTAAATATTTACTTGATGTATTGGTTTTACAAGCTTTATTTTTAATAGCATTTCAGGCCATTAAACAAAGCCGACTTTTTCAACTTAATCGTTTGTTTTTATTGCTTTCTATTGGGTTATCTATACTTCTGCCACTGTTAAGTTTTAAATGGTTAACTGCTATTTTTGAAACTCCAGCTTTAAATTTTGAGCTTCAAATAGGTGAACTTTCAACCATGTTTATCGACAACACATCAACTGTAACCCAAATAGATACTTCAGCCGTAGCACAAAAATCTAAAATGCAATGGTCTTGGCTTCAAATTATAGTAACTATAGTTGGGTCAATTAGCTTACTTAAGTTGATTTTATTACGCTATAAATTTCGAAAAATCCAGAAAGTATTATCAACAGCGCGTTTTATGTGTTATGATCATGACTGCGAAATCTATTCTTTGCCTCATTCTACTGAAGCGTTTTCATTTTTGAAAAAAGTCTACATCGGAAGTGATTTTTCAGAAGCTCAATTCAAACACATTTTAGCACATGAAAAAATACACGCACAATCTCTGCATAGCTTAGATGTTCTTTTAATCGAGTTTTGCTCAGCAATTTTTTGGTTTAATCCTTTTTGGTACTGGTACAAAAGTGAATTTGCCCTTTTGCATGAATATGAAGCAGATGCTAAAGCTTCTAAACTAAGCTCCGTAAACGCTTACTTTCAGAGTTTGTTAAATGTAAGTTTTGGTACTCAAAACCTCAAATTTGTCAATCATTTTTTTAATCAATCAATCCTTAAAAAACGAATAATTATGTTACAACAATCTAACAAAAATCAGTTTAAAGCCATTAAATATTTATGGCTATTACCAGCTTTATTATTAAGCTTAACCTATTTATCATGCACTGAAGATAGTGTGAAAGATGATGTTTTGCAGCAGCAGATTCATCAAGAAGAAGCCGAAGTTTATCGGGCGAAATTTCAAAAAATTATTGATGCGAGATTAGCTGAAGGCCAAACTATTTTTGAAATTATGCAAAGTGATGAGTTTGATATTGAGCATAATGATACTAAAACAAAAGAAGAATTTTATAAATCTCAGGTCATAATGAAGAATCTTATGACTGTTGTTTATGAAGAAAAACCTGATGGAGAAGCGCGTTTAGCTGAAATGCAGGAAATGTTTACCCAAACTTATGAAGATTATCTGAAGTCTAAAAAAGACAAGCAAACATATACCGTCGAAACAGAATATGTTGAAGATACCGAACACACCAAAGGTTTAGATGTTGGGTTTATGCATGTAAATCAAGCGCCGTATTTCGAGACATGTGAAGGTTTAGTGAGTAATAAAGAAACCAAACAATGTGTTAGCCAATTCATTTCTGACTTTGTGAGTAAAAAAGCGATTGAAGTTGGATTAATACAAACAGCTAAAAATTTAGGATTTCAAGATATACAACGTGTTTACGTACAATTTAAAATTAATACTTTAGGAGAAATTGTTAACGTAAAAGCACGTGCGCCGCATCCTGACTTGCAACAAAAAGCAGAAACAATTATTAAACAATTGCCTGACATGATACCTGGCGAACATCATGGTGAAGTAGTTAATGTAGTTTATAGCTTGCCGATCACTTTTAAAATATAA
- a CDS encoding tetratricopeptide repeat protein: MYKFWKTTIQVVLACLLISFKAQSQASQLDSLYAIGEYSKAIGLYQNQIPSTFNERISLAKIYLAKQQNSKAINLYKLALNQKQVLKHRFTYAQLLLGQKQYKVADSVLTQLHIDYPKNAEFVYQLGLSKKQSNTTNLDQYFAKAIALDSTHLRAYYELAYFYTNIKSYKKAQETCLNALKIDSKHKKILGLLAQVLYNDHAYKLALTYFKAFDKHYGVPEFMLKKMAFSAWYLQDLELAINYYNRLLQLEPKSYRYHQNIAKVYNASGNFKSGMRHAFSALRNKDVSQAKIYYELGVAFLGTKQYKLAVSTFEKVIDETPSYELAYVKLARAADLLYQDKSKVLPYFERYETYFDEVEDADYKDFMLRRLSDIRRKLHFDSAK; encoded by the coding sequence ATGTATAAGTTTTGGAAGACTACAATTCAAGTTGTGCTGGCTTGCCTATTGATTTCTTTTAAGGCACAATCGCAAGCTTCACAACTTGATAGTTTATATGCTATTGGTGAGTATAGCAAAGCTATTGGCTTGTATCAAAATCAAATTCCTTCAACTTTTAATGAGCGTATAAGTTTAGCTAAGATATATTTAGCGAAACAACAAAATAGTAAGGCTATAAATCTATACAAGCTTGCGTTAAATCAAAAACAGGTATTAAAGCATCGGTTTACTTATGCACAATTATTATTAGGACAAAAACAATATAAAGTCGCGGACTCTGTATTGACACAATTACATATTGATTACCCTAAAAATGCTGAGTTTGTTTATCAATTAGGGCTTTCAAAAAAACAGAGTAATACTACAAATTTAGATCAATATTTTGCTAAAGCAATTGCGTTAGATTCGACTCATTTACGTGCTTATTATGAGCTAGCATACTTTTACACTAACATAAAATCTTATAAAAAGGCGCAAGAAACCTGCTTAAATGCTTTAAAAATAGACTCAAAGCATAAAAAAATTCTTGGGTTGTTAGCTCAGGTTCTATATAATGATCATGCCTATAAATTAGCCTTAACATATTTTAAAGCATTTGATAAGCATTACGGTGTTCCAGAATTTATGCTAAAAAAGATGGCTTTTTCAGCTTGGTATTTACAAGATTTAGAATTAGCTATTAACTATTATAATCGGTTACTTCAATTAGAGCCAAAATCTTATCGTTACCATCAAAATATAGCAAAAGTGTACAATGCTTCAGGTAACTTTAAATCTGGTATGAGACATGCATTTTCAGCATTGCGAAATAAAGATGTTAGTCAAGCAAAGATTTACTATGAGCTTGGCGTGGCATTTTTAGGCACAAAACAATACAAACTGGCTGTAAGTACGTTTGAAAAAGTAATTGATGAAACACCAAGTTATGAATTAGCTTATGTGAAATTAGCACGAGCAGCAGATTTATTGTATCAAGATAAGTCTAAAGTGTTACCTTATTTTGAACGTTATGAAACCTATTTTGATGAAGTTGAAGATGCAGATTATAAAGACTTTATGTTGAGGCGTTTAAGTGATATTCGCCGAAAACTCCATTTCGATTCAGCAAAGTAA
- a CDS encoding glycosyltransferase: protein MLLLSYSLHLCYLVVIALCIFKLKRSSFKEVHSTSKIKFSILVPFKNEEKRIEPLLMSLNDLKYSRDDFEVIFINDHSTDLSVEVIRNKLKKSPLNFKIIDLIKPKSGKKSALILGVNQAKYDYIFTTDADCYLPVYLLQDYSHQFLSSKAQLVFGPVSCDKQSSFWKNFQYYDFLAIQAITKASYLLGKPISCNAANMAYKKESFKKVKPYQTNIDIVSGDDHFLLETFLKHNLTIKYLNTSDVVITLPCENLKSLLNQRKRWFSKSTHFKDNMANWLNLVLFLGHINLIIALVLVMLQYMSPIAFSCFVISKILVDVNLIMSFSKPYHLSLCVRQLLKISLIYPFLLLAFSLSLFNNKYIWK from the coding sequence ATGTTATTACTTAGCTATTCACTTCATTTATGTTATCTAGTTGTTATTGCACTATGTATTTTTAAGTTGAAACGATCGAGTTTTAAGGAAGTACATTCTACTAGTAAAATAAAATTCAGCATTTTGGTTCCTTTTAAAAATGAAGAGAAGCGAATAGAACCATTATTGATGTCCTTGAACGACCTTAAATATTCTAGAGACGATTTTGAAGTGATTTTTATTAACGACCACTCAACTGATCTTTCGGTTGAAGTGATACGAAATAAGTTAAAAAAGTCTCCTCTAAATTTTAAAATTATCGATCTAATAAAGCCTAAATCAGGGAAAAAATCAGCTCTAATTTTAGGCGTAAATCAAGCTAAGTACGATTATATATTTACAACTGATGCAGATTGCTATTTACCTGTGTATCTTTTACAAGACTACTCTCATCAGTTTTTATCTAGTAAAGCTCAATTGGTTTTTGGTCCTGTAAGCTGTGATAAACAAAGCTCTTTTTGGAAGAATTTTCAGTACTATGATTTCTTAGCTATACAAGCTATAACTAAAGCGAGTTACTTACTTGGTAAACCTATAAGTTGTAATGCTGCAAATATGGCTTATAAAAAAGAAAGTTTTAAAAAAGTAAAACCTTATCAAACTAATATTGACATAGTAAGTGGTGATGACCATTTTTTATTAGAAACATTTTTAAAACACAACCTAACTATTAAGTACCTAAATACTTCAGACGTTGTTATCACTTTACCCTGTGAAAATCTTAAGTCGCTTTTAAACCAACGCAAACGCTGGTTTAGTAAAAGTACACACTTTAAAGATAACATGGCCAATTGGCTCAATCTAGTCTTATTTTTGGGGCATATTAATCTTATTATAGCTTTAGTTTTGGTCATGCTTCAATACATGTCTCCGATAGCTTTTAGTTGTTTCGTAATTAGTAAAATCTTAGTTGATGTCAACCTAATTATGTCATTTTCTAAGCCTTATCATTTAAGTTTGTGTGTACGTCAACTTTTAAAAATTAGCCTTATCTATCCATTTTTATTGTTAGCATTTAGCTTAAGTTTGTTTAATAATAAATATATTTGGAAATAA
- a CDS encoding lysylphosphatidylglycerol synthase domain-containing protein, which produces MNYKANQIIQLVLKFGLPLLSVLFIWYKINTSAAGFDQVFLTLNKYDVRLVFCFVIINLILSSFNWLLDSLKWKLVLKPKINISFKIALFQNLKSHSLAIFTPNRLGDYIAKALFYDSFQRQYVAISNGVSQFSQLLSTIVFGGFGLVYFINFTFKEFQNFQFLVIGLVVILVVFAFIQYHPKLRKKLILLKPYLSKFPKQIGLSLLKHLVFSHQLVLILWAFGIKLSYLDTLMAVNVMYILSSVIPSFFVVDVAIKSSLGLLIFGYLNQTPSLILTGFSLMWLFNFALPAMIGSLLQGLYRTKLKANVIT; this is translated from the coding sequence ATGAATTACAAAGCTAATCAAATAATACAGCTTGTATTAAAATTTGGGCTGCCATTATTAAGTGTACTTTTTATTTGGTACAAAATAAATACATCTGCAGCAGGGTTTGATCAAGTTTTTTTGACCCTAAATAAATATGATGTCCGCTTAGTTTTTTGCTTTGTAATCATTAATCTAATTCTATCTAGCTTCAACTGGTTGTTAGACAGCCTAAAATGGAAATTGGTATTAAAGCCGAAAATTAATATCTCGTTTAAAATAGCCTTATTTCAAAATCTTAAAAGTCATAGTTTAGCAATTTTCACACCCAACCGGCTTGGTGATTATATCGCAAAGGCTTTGTTTTACGATTCTTTTCAACGGCAATATGTAGCGATTTCAAATGGTGTAAGTCAGTTTTCTCAACTTTTAAGCACTATTGTTTTTGGTGGTTTTGGTCTGGTGTATTTCATTAACTTTACTTTTAAAGAGTTTCAAAATTTTCAGTTTTTAGTTATTGGGTTAGTAGTTATTTTAGTGGTATTTGCTTTTATACAATACCACCCAAAACTTAGAAAAAAATTAATTCTACTTAAACCTTATTTATCTAAATTTCCCAAGCAAATTGGTTTATCATTATTAAAACATTTGGTATTTAGTCACCAGTTAGTGCTTATTTTATGGGCTTTTGGTATTAAGCTTAGTTATTTAGATACTTTAATGGCCGTTAATGTAATGTATATTTTGAGCTCAGTTATTCCAAGTTTTTTTGTGGTAGATGTTGCCATTAAGAGCAGCTTAGGACTTCTAATTTTTGGTTATCTAAACCAAACTCCAAGTTTAATCTTAACCGGGTTTAGTTTGATGTGGTTGTTTAATTTTGCACTTCCTGCGATGATTGGAAGCTTATTACAAGGTCTATACAGGACTAAACTAAAAGCAAATGTTATTACTTAG
- the ruvC gene encoding crossover junction endodeoxyribonuclease RuvC — protein sequence MSTEKIILGIDPGTTIMGFGVIKVVHKKMEFIQLNELNLKKYSDHYTKLKLIFERTIELIDTHHPDEIAIEAPFFGKNVQSMLKLGRAQGVAMAAGLTRQIPITEYLPKKIKMAITGNGNASKEQVAKMLQSLLKIKELPKNLDSTDGLAAAVCHYYNSSNQISSKSYSGWKAFVTQNEKRLK from the coding sequence GTGTCGACTGAAAAAATTATTTTAGGAATAGATCCTGGTACAACCATTATGGGATTTGGAGTGATTAAGGTTGTCCATAAAAAAATGGAGTTTATACAACTTAATGAACTCAACTTAAAAAAATACAGTGACCATTACACTAAACTTAAATTGATTTTTGAACGTACAATAGAATTAATTGACACGCATCACCCTGATGAAATTGCTATTGAAGCCCCTTTTTTTGGGAAAAATGTACAATCTATGCTTAAGCTTGGTCGTGCTCAAGGTGTTGCTATGGCTGCAGGATTAACGCGCCAAATCCCAATTACCGAATACTTGCCTAAGAAAATAAAGATGGCCATTACAGGTAATGGAAATGCCAGTAAAGAGCAAGTCGCTAAAATGCTACAAAGCCTATTAAAAATTAAAGAATTACCAAAAAATCTAGATTCTACAGATGGATTAGCAGCTGCAGTTTGTCATTATTACAATAGCTCAAACCAAATCTCTTCAAAATCCTATTCAGGCTGGAAAGCTTTTGTTACCCAAAACGAAAAAAGGCTTAAATAA